CGTTATATTTACACATTAAGCTCTTTTTCAATGACTTCCACTGGAACAACGCCTTTGAATTCTGGCTGttccaatttctcaaaCAATGCCTCTGCAACCTGAGTAGTGCTCACCACAGGTCTTATAAGGCTACTCAAAAATGAATCACCTAAAGTCGTTTTTTTAACGCCAACGGCAAATCTCAATCCCTTCATAATCACATCCCTTTTAGTCATTCCCATATCATGCAGCTCGTCGTACATTACACCTGGCCTCATGATGATTGTTCTCAATTGTGGAATTTTACTAATTATGGCTTCAGCCTCGCGTTTCGTTGTAATGTATCGCTGTGGAACTATTGGGGGATTCTGGTCAGCCGATATGTACACGAAATTGCCCGCATCGACATTCACTTTTTCACTTGTTTCTCTGGCTTGTGCGTATTCCTTTGCTAAATTTACTGCTGAATC
This DNA window, taken from Lodderomyces elongisporus chromosome 7, complete sequence, encodes the following:
- a CDS encoding uncharacterized protein (BUSCO:EOG09262ZZ8); protein product: MTRSIAVFGGNGFLGRKICEVGTYKGYTVTSFSRSGQPPKAVLHQPWVQNVSWQKADIFQPNELGSKLSQFDTVVHSIGILFEDQSYKNSMNSSAASGFSGLGNGASSLVNDARKLANAVMGSNPMQKDKKWMSYEAVQRDSAVNLAKEYAQARETSEKVNVDAGNFVYISADQNPPIVPQRYITTKREAEAIISKIPQLRTIIMRPGVMYDESHDMGMTKRDVIMKGLRFAVGVKKTTLGDSFLSSLIRPVVSTTQVAEALFEKLEQPEFKGVVPVEVIEKELNV